A stretch of Treponema vincentii F0403 DNA encodes these proteins:
- a CDS encoding type II toxin-antitoxin system Phd/YefM family antitoxin — protein MDVITYSDLRRNLKTYMDKVYYDYEPLLIARKNSENLVLLSVHEYNSLIETDYLLRDEANAKHLKKSVEQHKNGHLQKHELLENE, from the coding sequence ATGGATGTAATTACATACTCGGATTTACGGCGGAATCTGAAAACATATATGGACAAAGTGTATTATGATTATGAACCGTTACTGATTGCACGGAAAAATTCTGAAAACCTCGTGCTGTTATCGGTACATGAATACAATAGCCTTATTGAAACCGATTATCTGCTGCGTGACGAAGCAAATGCCAAACACTTAAAAAAATCGGTTGAGCAGCATAAAAACGGACATCTGCAAAAACATGAGCTTTTAGAAAATGAATAA
- a CDS encoding Txe/YoeB family addiction module toxin, with protein MNKLFTDEAWDDYTFWFNTDKKILKKINDLIKEIERTPFTGKGKPEPLKYSLSGYWSRRINHEHRIVYQVDNDQLVFISFRYHYKK; from the coding sequence ATGAATAAACTGTTTACGGATGAGGCATGGGATGATTATACCTTTTGGTTTAACACGGATAAAAAGATTTTAAAAAAAATAAATGATCTGATAAAAGAAATAGAAAGAACGCCTTTTACGGGAAAAGGAAAACCGGAACCGTTGAAGTATTCTCTATCAGGGTATTGGTCAAGAAGAATAAACCATGAGCATAGAATAGTGTATCAAGTAGACAATGACCAATTAGTATTTATTTCCTTCAGGTATCACTATAAAAAATGA
- a CDS encoding UvrD-helicase domain-containing protein — translation MIDICKDLNEHQKQAVKINENAVVAAGAGSGKTKVLASRYVYLITEKNYQVENILALTFTDKAAAEMHRRIYRELQKMYAETDDAMQRNRAGAALDSFFKAQIMTIDAFCHKIAVTACRRFGISPDFTIDLTESKRLAYNLSLDFFLEHRADNSLQYLLGNQAITDFINGFFVKILNDYVTVSRPIDFSAALQNQLSAAERLFTEYRTQTERILEGIAPYLDKNDKFISAVKEAYRQLPEFPLMLNDPQLPVFFERLKAIYGVKKTIGSRTDEEVKACKALCGELIESSVRLQSLYHFYAHKEQMQKIYALCSVLQERFIAEKKRRSLLHFGDIAQLAVDALITDPDLRLFYKKQTHRIMIDEFQDNNSLQRDLLFLLAEHEARIEQSIPKPDELVPDKLFFVGDEKQSIYAFRGADVSVFRMLSQDLRQGGSSASINLQTNYRTEPDLLNFFNTAFMQVFYSEVNQPLTGGVPAFEAEFIPIFSRDAVPNLVPQTDILFIDKKRFANPSDTDTVMFTPIECEAYTLAQKIADIHAERYLVYDETLHATRPCTWSDFAVLLRASTHQAVYERFFRAFKIPYISVQQKGLFHDAPLNDICALLRLVVYPNDRAVYAQTLRSPFVRLSDRSFTRLMLYSLEHEGQPFNPAAAEELEAEDRQYFLTACALFERIQGYIKKKSNAELITALWYDEGYRYILLTEPRYHRYLELYDYLFALAVKADEAKQSLSAFIDTLISYIHAEERVEDMEIPLEHGGDAVKIMTVHKSKGLEFPIVCIPDCGNAGKSETKEGMVFLHKDLGPVIHLPPETKNDPSANIFFEELRQEANAKHLAETKRLLYVAVTRAKVRLVMSGVQETGCAIEELPETPRTLDEIRQQLVQPQKEENNRSFFQLLLPALSGDINCVHFTEVLPLPASTVQHTAEDRQRFNLDETRALYRQAAEKNFPLAEPRVIPATQFEKDTQWLRLSEAPLPSTEHTEKETAFSADAISATDAASAAKPVDGNIGAEQGEDELSSTEFGTLVHKAMEARFLDRPCILPAKYAREVEKLCAAFLSSPLGQKAAEASFRKTEYGFLTLYEGKLIIGQIDLLFEYEDTAYIIDYKTDQKIYPEKHRKQLLIYKTAVENFYKMEGFGQGTGGSQPKPVKAYIFYLRSKTAVEVV, via the coding sequence ATGATTGATATTTGCAAAGATTTAAACGAGCATCAAAAGCAAGCGGTAAAAATAAATGAAAATGCCGTCGTAGCGGCGGGCGCCGGTTCGGGCAAGACAAAGGTACTGGCAAGCCGTTATGTATATCTGATTACGGAAAAAAACTATCAGGTTGAAAATATTCTTGCCCTCACATTCACGGACAAGGCTGCGGCGGAAATGCACCGGCGTATCTACCGCGAGCTGCAAAAGATGTATGCGGAAACCGATGATGCGATGCAGCGGAACCGCGCCGGCGCTGCATTGGATTCTTTTTTTAAGGCGCAAATTATGACCATCGACGCATTCTGTCATAAGATTGCCGTTACAGCATGTCGGCGCTTCGGCATCAGTCCCGATTTCACGATCGACCTTACAGAATCGAAACGGCTCGCCTATAACCTCTCGCTGGATTTTTTCCTTGAACACCGCGCGGACAACAGTCTGCAATATCTGCTCGGCAATCAAGCGATTACCGATTTTATCAACGGCTTCTTTGTAAAAATATTAAACGATTACGTTACGGTTTCCCGTCCGATTGATTTTTCTGCCGCCTTGCAGAATCAGTTGTCTGCAGCAGAACGGTTATTTACCGAATACCGCACGCAAACCGAGCGGATACTCGAAGGTATCGCTCCGTATCTTGATAAGAACGATAAATTTATCAGCGCGGTAAAAGAGGCATATAGACAGCTTCCGGAATTTCCGCTGATGCTGAACGATCCGCAGCTACCGGTTTTTTTTGAGCGGCTGAAAGCGATATACGGTGTTAAAAAAACTATCGGTTCAAGAACAGATGAAGAAGTAAAAGCATGCAAGGCGCTCTGCGGTGAACTGATCGAAAGCTCCGTCCGCTTGCAAAGTCTGTATCATTTTTATGCACACAAAGAGCAGATGCAAAAGATATACGCGCTTTGCAGTGTTTTGCAGGAACGCTTCATTGCCGAAAAAAAGCGGAGAAGCCTCCTTCATTTCGGCGACATTGCGCAGCTTGCCGTCGATGCGCTCATCACCGATCCCGACCTGCGGCTTTTTTACAAAAAACAAACCCATCGGATTATGATCGATGAATTTCAGGATAATAACAGCCTGCAGCGCGATCTCTTGTTCCTGCTTGCGGAACACGAAGCGCGCATCGAGCAATCGATACCGAAACCGGATGAACTGGTGCCGGACAAACTCTTTTTTGTCGGAGACGAAAAACAATCGATCTATGCGTTCAGAGGAGCCGATGTTTCGGTATTCCGGATGCTGTCGCAGGACTTGCGGCAAGGGGGCAGTTCCGCGTCGATTAACCTGCAAACAAATTACCGAACCGAACCAGACCTGCTCAACTTTTTTAATACGGCGTTTATGCAGGTCTTTTATTCCGAAGTCAATCAGCCCCTTACCGGCGGCGTACCCGCGTTTGAAGCGGAATTTATCCCTATTTTCAGCAGGGACGCCGTTCCAAATTTGGTGCCGCAGACGGATATTTTATTTATCGACAAAAAACGGTTCGCCAACCCAAGCGATACCGATACAGTCATGTTTACCCCTATCGAATGCGAGGCATATACGCTTGCGCAAAAAATAGCCGATATCCATGCGGAGCGGTATCTTGTATATGACGAAACCTTACACGCGACCCGTCCGTGTACATGGTCGGATTTTGCGGTGCTGCTGCGCGCTTCGACACACCAAGCAGTTTATGAACGGTTTTTCCGTGCATTTAAAATCCCGTATATTTCCGTACAGCAGAAAGGGTTGTTCCATGATGCGCCGTTAAACGACATCTGCGCTTTGCTCCGCTTGGTGGTGTATCCCAACGATAGGGCCGTTTACGCGCAGACGCTCCGTTCTCCGTTTGTGCGCCTCAGCGACCGCTCTTTTACCCGACTGATGCTGTACAGTCTTGAACATGAAGGGCAGCCCTTTAATCCTGCCGCCGCTGAAGAACTTGAAGCGGAAGACCGGCAATATTTTTTAACTGCGTGCGCGCTCTTTGAGCGGATACAAGGCTATATCAAAAAAAAGAGTAATGCCGAACTGATTACTGCGCTGTGGTACGATGAAGGGTATCGGTACATACTGCTCACGGAACCGCGCTACCACCGCTATCTTGAGCTGTACGATTACCTTTTTGCCCTTGCCGTAAAAGCGGATGAAGCCAAGCAAAGTCTTTCGGCTTTTATCGATACGCTGATTTCGTATATTCACGCGGAAGAGCGGGTTGAAGATATGGAAATTCCGCTTGAACACGGCGGCGATGCGGTTAAGATTATGACGGTGCATAAAAGCAAGGGGTTGGAATTCCCGATTGTCTGTATTCCCGACTGCGGCAATGCGGGGAAGTCTGAAACAAAAGAAGGTATGGTCTTTTTGCACAAGGATTTGGGGCCGGTTATCCATTTGCCGCCGGAGACAAAGAACGATCCTTCCGCCAATATCTTTTTTGAGGAGCTGCGGCAGGAAGCGAACGCCAAGCACCTTGCCGAAACCAAACGGCTCCTCTATGTTGCCGTTACGCGCGCCAAGGTACGGCTCGTAATGAGCGGCGTGCAGGAGACCGGCTGCGCTATTGAGGAATTACCGGAAACGCCTCGAACTTTGGACGAAATCCGGCAACAGCTTGTACAACCTCAGAAGGAAGAAAATAACCGAAGTTTTTTTCAGCTCTTATTACCAGCACTATCCGGCGATATCAACTGCGTGCATTTTACGGAAGTGTTACCGCTCCCCGCGTCGACCGTACAGCACACCGCAGAAGACCGGCAGCGCTTCAATCTTGATGAAACCCGTGCCCTATACCGGCAAGCTGCGGAAAAAAACTTCCCGCTTGCGGAACCGCGCGTCATCCCCGCAACTCAATTCGAGAAGGACACGCAGTGGCTCCGGTTAAGCGAAGCACCGCTCCCGAGTACCGAACATACGGAAAAAGAGACCGCATTCTCCGCTGATGCCATATCCGCAACCGATGCCGCTTCTGCGGCGAAACCGGTGGACGGTAATATCGGCGCCGAGCAGGGGGAAGATGAACTTTCCTCCACGGAGTTCGGAACCTTGGTACACAAAGCGATGGAAGCCCGTTTTTTAGATCGTCCGTGTATATTGCCTGCAAAGTACGCCCGGGAAGTGGAAAAACTTTGCGCTGCTTTCTTGTCATCTCCGCTCGGACAAAAAGCTGCAGAGGCTTCGTTCAGAAAAACCGAATACGGCTTTTTAACCCTCTACGAAGGAAAGCTCATCATCGGACAAATCGATCTACTCTTTGAATATGAAGACACCGCATATATCATCGACTATAAAACCGACCAAAAAATCTATCCGGAAAAACATCGAAAACAGCTTTTAATCTACAAAACGGCGGTGGAAAACTTTTATAAAATGGAAGGATTCGGGCAAGGTACCGGTGGGTCGCAACCCAAGCCGGTTAAAGCCTATATTTTCTATCTCCGCAGCAAGACCGCCGTAGAGGTAGTGTAG
- a CDS encoding ABC transporter transmembrane domain-containing protein gives MKNFLRLFSYLKGHRLLYLLALMFALLAQTAAALQPGLIKITVDSVLGNEPLTHSSLERLVALFGPAVKGMNGLLIMAALILAAALCRSVLTFLQMNTANAATERVIQNVRNRLYNHIQLLPYTYHANAQTGGLIQRCTSDVDTIRVALYSQIPETVGSVFLIIYTAVLMMRSNIKLTLVSCAVVPVMAVFSGIFFYIIEKQFEASAEKEATMTAVIQESLTGIRVIKAFTRQHYEMEKFKTCSEAYMRRNLILIRCFAFFWSGSDFLSYVQIFTVILYGSFLAYQGGISAGMLIAFISYIGILIQPVRQLGRILGNIGKACVSVGRIEEIFREEPEQLFPSGKKPEIKGDIVFDSVSFAYPGSDNTPVLDNVSFNIKRGQTAAILGPTGSGKSSLVHLLDRLYDYTSGSVTIDGIELRSIDKGWIRSQIGLILQEPFLYAKTIMENIKLAAPGASDSAARRYARIAALDGEIGYFADGYSTVVGERGVSLSGGQKQRLAIARTLIKDSPILIFDDSLSAVDMETDAAIRAALKNENKHKTVIIISHRIATVKDADTIIVLEKGKITEQGTHRELLEKDGLYKRIYDIQSAE, from the coding sequence GTGAAAAATTTCCTTAGGCTCTTCTCGTATTTAAAAGGACACCGCCTCTTATATCTGCTTGCGCTTATGTTCGCGCTGCTTGCACAAACCGCCGCAGCCTTACAGCCGGGCTTGATTAAAATCACCGTCGATTCGGTACTGGGCAATGAGCCGCTTACTCATAGTTCACTTGAACGGCTTGTTGCGTTGTTCGGGCCGGCAGTTAAAGGAATGAACGGGCTGCTCATTATGGCGGCGCTTATCCTTGCAGCAGCTCTCTGCCGCAGCGTATTAACTTTTTTACAAATGAATACGGCCAATGCGGCAACCGAGCGGGTAATTCAAAACGTACGGAACCGGCTCTATAATCACATTCAACTGTTGCCGTATACCTATCATGCAAATGCACAAACGGGAGGTCTTATCCAGCGGTGCACCTCCGATGTGGATACCATCCGCGTAGCATTATATTCTCAAATCCCCGAAACGGTCGGCTCGGTGTTTTTAATTATATACACAGCCGTTTTGATGATGCGGTCAAATATCAAGCTGACACTCGTATCGTGCGCAGTCGTTCCCGTTATGGCAGTTTTTTCCGGTATTTTCTTTTATATCATCGAAAAACAGTTTGAAGCTTCTGCCGAGAAGGAAGCAACAATGACCGCAGTGATTCAAGAAAGCCTTACCGGTATCAGGGTAATCAAAGCCTTTACCCGCCAGCACTATGAGATGGAAAAATTCAAAACGTGCAGCGAAGCATATATGCGGCGGAATTTGATATTGATACGCTGCTTTGCGTTTTTTTGGTCAGGGTCGGATTTCTTATCGTACGTACAGATTTTTACCGTTATCCTCTACGGAAGTTTTTTGGCATATCAAGGCGGCATTTCGGCGGGTATGCTGATAGCCTTTATTTCGTATATCGGTATATTGATACAGCCGGTACGGCAACTCGGCCGGATCCTCGGCAATATCGGCAAGGCCTGTGTGTCGGTCGGCCGTATTGAAGAAATATTCCGAGAGGAGCCCGAACAGTTGTTCCCGTCCGGTAAAAAGCCGGAGATTAAAGGAGACATCGTTTTTGATTCCGTGTCGTTTGCATATCCGGGCTCCGATAACACCCCGGTACTGGATAATGTGTCGTTCAATATTAAACGGGGACAAACCGCGGCGATTTTAGGCCCGACCGGTTCGGGAAAAAGCTCGTTGGTGCATCTGCTCGACCGGCTTTACGACTACACGTCCGGTTCCGTCACAATAGACGGAATAGAATTACGTTCAATAGATAAAGGCTGGATACGGTCGCAGATTGGATTGATTTTACAGGAACCGTTCCTCTACGCTAAAACTATTATGGAAAATATCAAACTCGCCGCCCCCGGCGCCAGCGATTCTGCCGCGCGGCGGTATGCCCGTATAGCAGCCTTAGACGGAGAAATCGGATATTTCGCAGACGGCTACTCAACCGTGGTCGGAGAACGCGGCGTATCTCTTTCCGGCGGACAGAAGCAGCGGCTTGCAATCGCACGTACGCTGATTAAGGATTCCCCTATTTTGATCTTTGACGATTCGCTTTCCGCAGTTGATATGGAAACCGATGCCGCAATCAGAGCCGCGCTAAAAAACGAAAACAAACATAAAACAGTGATTATCATTTCGCACCGTATCGCTACCGTCAAGGATGCCGACACCATCATCGTA